Proteins from one Ornithobacterium rhinotracheale genomic window:
- the rsgA gene encoding ribosome small subunit-dependent GTPase A, whose product MKGRVIKSTGSWYSIATDSGETFEARIRGKFRLKGIKHTNPIAVGDEVEFSLDKDNIAFIEKIYERHNYIIRRSVNLSKKTHIIASNIDVAVILATFKNPRTSTGFIDRFLVTAEAYHIHPVILFNKVDEITPEERPEFETLKKIYTDIGYQVLEISATENIGLNKVKDLLKDQTSVFMGHSGVGKSTLVNALNPELNLKTKMVSTFNQKGQHTTTFAQMYAWPFGGYIIDTPGIKEFGLADFKEDEIQNYFPELFKLKQDCKFHNCKHLNEPKCAVKEALEAGEIAPSRFESYLNFIAESNESSHTKS is encoded by the coding sequence ATGAAAGGACGAGTAATAAAATCCACGGGAAGCTGGTACAGCATCGCTACCGATTCGGGCGAAACTTTTGAGGCAAGAATTAGAGGGAAATTCAGGCTCAAAGGCATCAAACACACCAATCCGATTGCGGTGGGCGACGAAGTGGAATTTAGCTTAGATAAAGACAATATTGCTTTTATAGAAAAAATTTACGAGCGCCATAATTACATTATTCGGCGCTCGGTAAATTTATCTAAGAAAACACATATTATCGCCTCAAACATAGATGTAGCAGTGATTCTTGCTACATTCAAAAATCCACGCACTTCTACGGGCTTTATCGACAGATTTCTGGTTACAGCCGAGGCATATCACATTCATCCCGTGATTTTGTTTAACAAAGTAGACGAAATCACACCAGAGGAACGCCCAGAGTTTGAAACTCTCAAGAAAATCTATACCGATATTGGCTATCAAGTTTTGGAAATTTCTGCTACCGAAAACATTGGGCTCAATAAAGTAAAAGACCTACTCAAAGACCAAACAAGCGTATTTATGGGACATTCTGGCGTGGGCAAATCTACCTTGGTAAATGCCTTAAATCCTGAATTAAATTTAAAAACTAAAATGGTATCTACCTTTAATCAAAAAGGGCAGCACACCACCACTTTTGCACAAATGTACGCTTGGCCGTTTGGCGGCTACATTATCGACACGCCAGGGATTAAGGAATTTGGATTGGCAGATTTTAAAGAAGACGAGATCCAAAACTATTTCCCAGAACTTTTTAAGCTAAAACAAGATTGCAAATTCCATAATTGCAAGCACCTCAACGAGCCTAAATGTGCTGTGAAAGAGGCTTTGGAAGCTGGAGAAATAGCACCAAGCCGTTTTGAAAGTTATTTAAATTTTATCGCAGAAAGTAATGAGAGTAGTCATACAAAGAGTTAA
- the dtd gene encoding D-aminoacyl-tRNA deacylase, translated as MRVVIQRVKHAQVEVAEQLIGKIGLGLMILIGFEADETEEEFEWLSQKIVNLRIFPDENGVMNRSILDCDGEILLVSQFTLHAATKKGNRPSYIRAAKPDLAIPYYEKMISVLGQKLGKPVQTGEFGADMQVSLLNDGPVTIIIDTKQKDF; from the coding sequence ATGAGAGTAGTCATACAAAGAGTTAAACACGCACAAGTAGAAGTTGCCGAACAATTAATCGGGAAAATTGGATTGGGGCTGATGATTTTAATCGGATTTGAAGCCGACGAGACCGAAGAAGAATTTGAATGGCTGAGCCAAAAAATCGTGAATCTTCGTATTTTTCCAGACGAAAATGGTGTGATGAACCGTTCTATTTTGGACTGCGATGGCGAAATTTTGCTCGTAAGCCAATTCACGCTACATGCCGCAACCAAGAAGGGAAACCGCCCGTCGTATATACGAGCGGCTAAGCCTGATTTAGCAATTCCATACTACGAAAAAATGATTTCGGTTTTAGGGCAAAAACTGGGCAAGCCTGTGCAAACGGGAGAATTTGGCGCGGATATGCAGGTAAGCCTTTTAAACGATGGCCCTGTAACTATAATCATTGATACCAAGCAGAAAGATTTTTAA
- a CDS encoding UDP-N-acetylmuramate--L-alanine ligase — protein sequence MKVHFIAIGGSAMHNLAIALKQKGYQVTGSDDSIFEPSKSRLEKYGILPPEIGWFPERITPDLDAVILGMHAQSDNPEMLKAQELGLKIYSYPEFLYEQSKDKTRVVIGGSHGKTTITSMILHALHYHGREEDYMVGAQLEGFEVMVRSTEESDFMIMEGDEYLSSALDRRSKFLLYQPNVALLSGIAWDHINVFPTFENYVEQFEKFVDSIVNGGIIVYNAEDPNVVRVVLKSQNPIRKIPYKTPAHYIEDGITYLETAEGPIPLEIFGKHNLSNLEGARHICNHLGMMDEEFYEAIQSFKGASKRLELVKRNKDYVVYKDFAHAPSKVSSSTAAVKEQYPANDLVACLELHTYSSLNPEFLVQYKDSLAKAEIKVVYYNEEALRIKRREPIEPAFIKEAFNDQSLIVFTEPQGLKNYIETLPKAGKVFLMMSSGNYGGLDLKEI from the coding sequence ATGAAAGTCCATTTTATCGCCATAGGGGGAAGTGCCATGCACAATTTAGCCATCGCTTTGAAACAAAAAGGCTACCAAGTTACAGGATCTGATGATTCGATTTTTGAGCCATCAAAGTCGAGATTAGAGAAATATGGCATATTGCCTCCTGAAATTGGATGGTTCCCAGAGCGCATTACGCCAGATTTAGATGCTGTAATATTGGGGATGCATGCCCAAAGTGATAACCCAGAAATGCTAAAAGCGCAAGAATTAGGTCTGAAGATTTATTCGTATCCAGAATTTTTGTACGAGCAGTCCAAGGACAAAACACGCGTAGTCATAGGCGGTTCGCACGGGAAAACCACCATCACCTCGATGATTTTGCATGCTTTGCATTATCATGGGCGTGAGGAGGATTATATGGTAGGCGCTCAATTAGAAGGATTTGAGGTAATGGTGCGCTCGACAGAAGAAAGCGATTTTATGATTATGGAGGGAGATGAATATTTGTCATCTGCGCTCGATCGTCGCTCAAAATTCTTGTTGTATCAGCCCAATGTGGCGCTTTTGAGTGGCATAGCATGGGACCACATCAATGTTTTCCCTACTTTTGAGAATTATGTAGAGCAATTCGAGAAATTTGTAGACAGTATCGTAAATGGCGGAATCATCGTTTACAACGCAGAAGACCCAAATGTGGTGCGTGTCGTGTTGAAATCTCAAAATCCTATTCGCAAAATTCCGTATAAGACGCCTGCGCATTATATTGAAGACGGTATCACTTATTTGGAAACTGCAGAAGGCCCAATCCCTTTAGAAATCTTCGGAAAACATAATTTAAGCAATTTAGAAGGCGCTCGACATATTTGCAATCACTTAGGCATGATGGATGAAGAGTTTTACGAAGCTATTCAAAGCTTTAAGGGAGCATCTAAACGCCTTGAACTAGTCAAAAGAAACAAAGATTATGTAGTGTACAAAGATTTTGCTCACGCGCCATCGAAAGTGAGCTCTAGCACTGCAGCAGTAAAGGAACAATATCCTGCCAATGACTTAGTAGCTTGCCTTGAATTACATACCTATAGCTCGCTCAATCCTGAATTTTTGGTGCAGTATAAAGATTCTTTGGCCAAAGCCGAAATAAAAGTGGTTTATTACAACGAGGAAGCTTTGCGCATCAAACGTCGTGAGCCTATCGAGCCAGCCTTTATCAAAGAAGCGTTTAATGATCAAAGTTTGATTGTTTTTACCGAGCCACAAGGACTCAAAAATTATATTGAAACCTTACCAAAGGCTGGAAAAGTATTTTTGATGATGAGTAGCGGAAATTATGGAGGACTAGATTTAAAAGAAATTTAA
- the folB gene encoding dihydroneopterin aldolase, translated as MLGEIHLTNIKIYAYHGCLPEENVIGAWYVVNLRVEVDLTQAGKTDDLKYTINYADLSEIIHRRMKQKSNLLEKVCYDILAEIKNYSDQIEGAEIQLAKLDPPMPGNIESASVKMYQKFR; from the coding sequence ATGTTAGGTGAAATTCATTTAACGAACATTAAAATTTACGCATACCACGGCTGCTTGCCCGAAGAAAATGTAATCGGTGCATGGTATGTGGTAAATTTGCGTGTGGAAGTAGATTTAACGCAGGCAGGAAAAACCGACGATTTGAAGTATACCATAAACTATGCAGATTTGTCAGAAATAATTCATCGCCGAATGAAGCAGAAAAGCAATCTTTTGGAAAAAGTATGCTATGATATTTTAGCCGAAATAAAAAATTACTCAGACCAAATAGAAGGAGCTGAAATTCAATTGGCTAAACTTGATCCGCCCATGCCTGGCAATATCGAAAGCGCAAGCGTGAAGATGTACCAGAAATTCAGATAA
- the nhaD gene encoding sodium:proton antiporter NhaD translates to MNTIIVLVFIVGYVLITLEHTIKLDKTVPALIMAAVMWALLSTNLLTVYEINNGLVPIFEHLGIPDVSEAKLEAIEESLLHHLGKTAEILFFLIGAMTIVEIIDLHRGFEIIKDFVKTRSKRKLLWIVGVLAFFLSAIIDNLTATIVLITILRKIIPNKEERLWYAGLIVIAANAGGAWSPIGDVTTTMLWIAGKVSVAKLIEYLVIPAVLCFAVPFAVASFLPAFKGQVTPEEEGDRQKLPSSAVMLYLGLGMIIFVPVFKTLTHLPPYVGMMLSLGVVWFAAEFVTNFKFDYNDCNTMEEVHQRKKQFSVHRALGRIEMSSILFFLGILMAVAALESLGMLFNFAEWLNTTIPQEEIVVLLLGIGSAVIDNVPLVAASIGMFNDPMDAELWHFIAYAAGTGGSLLIIGSAAGVAAMGMEKIDFFWYVKNISWLALIGFIAGALLIITFKHLGMYDSVEPAVTLLQQLK, encoded by the coding sequence ATGAACACAATTATTGTATTAGTATTTATTGTTGGCTATGTTTTAATCACTTTAGAACATACTATTAAGTTAGATAAAACTGTGCCAGCACTTATCATGGCAGCCGTTATGTGGGCTTTACTTTCGACTAATTTGCTCACCGTGTACGAAATCAATAATGGGCTGGTGCCTATCTTCGAGCATCTTGGTATTCCAGATGTGAGCGAAGCTAAACTTGAGGCAATAGAAGAAAGTTTACTTCACCATTTAGGAAAAACCGCCGAAATTCTATTTTTCCTTATCGGAGCCATGACCATTGTAGAAATCATTGATTTGCACAGAGGTTTCGAAATTATCAAAGATTTTGTAAAAACACGCAGCAAGCGTAAACTACTTTGGATTGTAGGGGTCTTGGCATTTTTCTTATCTGCCATTATAGATAACCTTACTGCAACCATAGTTTTAATCACCATTTTGAGAAAAATAATTCCTAATAAAGAGGAGCGTTTGTGGTATGCCGGGCTTATTGTGATAGCTGCCAATGCAGGTGGAGCATGGTCTCCTATAGGAGATGTTACCACTACTATGTTGTGGATTGCAGGAAAAGTGAGTGTGGCTAAACTTATAGAATATTTGGTGATCCCTGCGGTGTTGTGTTTTGCAGTTCCATTTGCGGTAGCTTCTTTTTTGCCTGCATTCAAGGGGCAAGTAACGCCAGAGGAGGAGGGAGATCGCCAAAAACTACCAAGTAGTGCTGTGATGTTATACCTAGGTTTAGGAATGATTATTTTTGTACCCGTATTTAAAACGTTAACCCATTTGCCACCTTATGTAGGAATGATGTTATCATTAGGAGTGGTTTGGTTTGCTGCTGAGTTTGTTACAAACTTTAAGTTTGACTACAATGACTGCAATACCATGGAAGAGGTTCATCAAAGAAAAAAACAATTCTCTGTGCACAGAGCTTTGGGCAGAATTGAAATGTCAAGTATCCTATTCTTTTTAGGAATTTTGATGGCAGTAGCCGCATTAGAAAGTTTAGGAATGCTTTTTAACTTTGCTGAATGGCTTAATACCACCATACCACAAGAAGAAATCGTAGTATTATTGCTAGGTATAGGTTCTGCAGTTATAGATAATGTTCCACTAGTTGCCGCATCAATTGGGATGTTCAATGATCCTATGGATGCCGAGCTATGGCATTTTATAGCATACGCTGCAGGAACAGGAGGCTCTCTACTTATTATTGGTTCTGCCGCTGGAGTTGCCGCTATGGGAATGGAAAAAATAGATTTCTTCTGGTATGTTAAAAATATCTCATGGTTGGCTCTTATAGGATTTATCGCAGGAGCATTGCTTATCATTACATTCAAACATCTAGGAATGTATGATAGCGTGGAGCCTGCCGTAACACTATTACAACAGTTGAAATAG
- a CDS encoding glycerophosphodiester phosphodiesterase family protein — protein sequence MKKKLIIPFILLAISAIAQTRVDSIRVKLFNPNLQQVLVAAHRGDWRNSPENSLAAIENAIKMGVDIVEVDLQKTKDGHLILMHDSSIDRTTTGKGKVKEITLDSIRKVKLKNGCAIRTIHNVPTLEEALILAKGKVMLNLDKADRYFDDVFALLQKTGTTNQIIMKGGKSPANVHKKYGEYLKKVIYMPVINLDKPKAKEMVVDFVKDMKPVAFELVFKSKDNPLPKDLKQVLKGKSLIWYNTLWDTLAGGYDDDMALQDRDAAYGYLINELGARIIQTDRPAYLLEYLREKKLHN from the coding sequence ATGAAAAAAAAATTAATTATTCCGTTTATTCTATTAGCAATTAGCGCAATTGCGCAAACGCGAGTAGATTCTATTAGGGTAAAATTGTTTAATCCTAATTTACAACAAGTATTGGTAGCCGCTCATCGTGGGGATTGGCGTAATTCTCCAGAAAACTCATTGGCAGCAATCGAAAATGCGATTAAAATGGGGGTTGATATCGTTGAGGTTGACTTGCAAAAAACAAAAGATGGACATCTAATTTTAATGCATGATAGTTCAATTGATAGAACAACCACGGGAAAAGGCAAAGTAAAAGAAATTACTTTAGATAGCATTCGCAAGGTAAAGCTAAAAAATGGTTGTGCGATTCGTACCATACACAATGTGCCAACATTAGAAGAAGCTTTGATTTTAGCTAAAGGAAAAGTGATGTTGAATTTAGACAAAGCGGATAGATATTTTGATGATGTTTTTGCCTTACTTCAAAAAACAGGAACGACTAATCAGATAATTATGAAAGGTGGTAAATCGCCTGCAAATGTTCATAAGAAATATGGTGAATATCTCAAAAAAGTCATATATATGCCTGTTATAAATTTAGATAAACCAAAAGCTAAAGAAATGGTGGTTGACTTTGTAAAGGATATGAAGCCAGTTGCTTTTGAGTTAGTCTTTAAAAGCAAGGATAATCCGTTACCTAAAGATTTAAAACAAGTATTGAAGGGCAAATCACTAATTTGGTATAATACTTTATGGGACACTTTAGCTGGTGGCTATGATGATGATATGGCATTGCAAGATAGAGATGCTGCGTATGGATATTTGATAAATGAATTAGGTGCAAGAATTATTCAGACAGATAGACCAGCGTATTTATTAGAATATTTAAGAGAAAAAAAATTACACAATTAG
- a CDS encoding RagB/SusD family nutrient uptake outer membrane protein, with amino-acid sequence MKNNIKTITFAIISLLTFNSCNDDFLETTPNNKLVIDKVYKTSKDFDVAVIGCYSKLQTQVDFYTEFSEFRSDNLMLTAPTTGTQDRYDIDHFVDRPSNGLLSKYWAIFNNNVYRCNLILDRIDQANFDESLKKQYKAEAMFVRALVYFNMYRVWGGVPVTRKVVTPSEALKIKRSTDDEMLKFIAGDLKMIIDDNMLPEKYDNVNVGRATSGAARALLGKVYLTFHKNTEAVNVLTPLVNKYQLLENPLDIFDVNNKTNDEIIFSVRFNKDILNEGHNYWFHITNRKDENYQVPSLKYLYTDEDKRKPLLLYEQAEKRVYLMNKFMDVRNEAYKQVGNDKILIRYADVLLSLAEALNEISYSEESIKYLNEVRVRAGLEVLTTSELSNQELIKKMILDERHREFPYEGHRWFDLVRMGYAKQIMKKAQDIDIKDYQLLFPIPQSEIEKINDNKILWQNPGY; translated from the coding sequence ATGAAAAATAATATAAAAACAATAACATTCGCAATAATCTCATTACTAACTTTTAATTCGTGTAATGATGATTTTTTAGAAACAACACCAAATAATAAATTGGTTATTGATAAAGTTTATAAAACTAGTAAAGACTTTGATGTGGCTGTAATAGGTTGTTACTCAAAACTTCAAACACAGGTTGATTTTTATACTGAATTCTCTGAATTTAGAAGTGATAATCTTATGTTGACAGCCCCTACTACTGGGACACAAGATCGATATGATATTGACCATTTTGTAGATAGACCATCCAATGGATTGTTGTCTAAATATTGGGCTATATTTAATAATAACGTATATCGTTGTAATCTCATTTTAGACCGAATTGATCAAGCGAATTTTGATGAAAGCCTAAAAAAACAATATAAAGCAGAAGCAATGTTTGTTCGGGCTTTAGTATATTTCAACATGTACAGAGTATGGGGCGGAGTCCCTGTTACTAGAAAGGTTGTGACACCTAGTGAGGCATTAAAAATTAAAAGAAGTACAGACGATGAGATGTTGAAATTCATAGCTGGTGACCTTAAAATGATTATAGATGACAATATGTTGCCAGAAAAATATGATAACGTAAATGTAGGTCGTGCGACATCGGGAGCAGCAAGAGCTTTACTTGGAAAAGTTTATTTAACATTTCACAAAAATACAGAAGCTGTAAATGTTCTGACCCCTTTGGTAAATAAATATCAATTGTTGGAAAATCCTTTAGATATTTTTGATGTAAACAATAAAACTAACGATGAAATCATATTTTCTGTTAGATTTAATAAAGACATTCTTAATGAAGGACATAATTATTGGTTTCATATAACAAATAGAAAAGATGAAAATTATCAAGTACCTAGTTTGAAGTATCTATATACTGATGAAGATAAAAGAAAACCATTGCTCTTATACGAACAAGCTGAAAAAAGAGTTTATTTGATGAATAAATTTATGGATGTAAGAAATGAAGCGTATAAGCAAGTTGGAAATGATAAAATTTTAATCAGATATGCAGATGTTTTATTATCTCTTGCAGAAGCGTTGAATGAAATTTCATATAGTGAAGAATCTATAAAATATTTAAACGAAGTACGAGTTCGCGCTGGATTAGAAGTTTTAACTACATCAGAATTGTCTAATCAAGAATTAATTAAGAAAATGATTTTAGATGAAAGGCATAGAGAGTTTCCGTACGAGGGGCATAGATGGTTTGATTTAGTAAGAATGGGGTATGCAAAACAAATAATGAAAAAAGCTCAAGATATAGATATAAAAGATTATCAGTTGTTATTTCCAATTCCACAAAGTGAAATTGAGAAAATAAATGATAATAAAATTTTATGGCAAAATCCAGGTTATTAA